From Medicago truncatula cultivar Jemalong A17 chromosome 7, MtrunA17r5.0-ANR, whole genome shotgun sequence, a single genomic window includes:
- the LOC25480106 gene encoding F-box/kelch-repeat protein At3g06240, producing MFVFCFFFFLLFFVKKVLYSKLALSRVQRSKSKIIVTKMEHLPQEVVSNILSRLPSRELLKCKFVCKSWFNFITDPHFISNYYVFYNNLIYSQNQEENLLVIRRPFISGIKTYISLLSWSFNDPKTHVSSSLLNLPDGYDSDHKYWTEIMGPCNGIYFLQGNPNLMMNPSLRQFKALPESHLTDLNLNYSLTDFAGFGLDPKTNDYKVVVLRDIWLKKTDERQKGHWTAELYSLNSNSWRKLENAALPLPIEISGSSSRVYTYVNYCTHWWGYVDKYGNIEDVVLAFNMVDESFRKIKVPKIGYSRSSGECFKTLAPLNETNTIGAIVYPVRGNEKCFDVWVMKDYWDEGSWIKQYSVGPVPMISKFIGFYGSSGFLFKDKNEKLVFYEPEYENIKDLQVCGKHDSIRAVRYMESLVLLQRGKESSQHCFSCRLVPDHILNQNE from the coding sequence ATgtttgttttttgcttttttttctttcttctatttttcGTGAAGAAAGTTCTTTATTCCAAATTAGCATTGAGCAGAGTTCAAAGATCCAAGTCGAAGATCATAGTTACAAAGATGGAGCATTTACCACAAGAAGTAGTATCCAACATTCTATCAAGGTTGCCATCAAGAGAATTGTTGAAATGCAAGTTTGTTTGCAAATCCTGGTTCAATTTCATAACTGATCCTCATTTTATTTCCAATTACTATGTTTTTTATAACAATCTTATTTACTCTCAAAACCAAGAGGAGAATCTCTTGGTTATTCGCCGGCCATTTATTTCCGGCATAAAAACTtacatttctcttctttcttggagttttAATGATCCCAAAACAcatgtttcttcttctcttttaaaCCTTCCCGATGGATACGATTCAGATCACAAATATTGGACTGAAATCATGGGTCCATGTAATGGCATTTACTTTCTTCAAGGAAATCCAAATCTCATGATGAACCCTTCTTTGAGACAGTTCAAGGCTTTGCCTGAATCTCATTTGACAGATTTAAATCTCAATTATTCTCTCACTGATTTTGCTGGATTTGGGCTCGACCCGAAAactaatgactataaagttgTTGTGCTAAGAGACATTTGGCTAAAGAAAACAGATGAAAGACAAAAAGGGCATTGGACAGCTGAGTTATATAGTCTTAATTCTAACTCTTGGAGAAAGCTTGAAAATGCAGCTCTTCCTCTTCCTATTGAAATTTCAGGTTCATCGTCTCGGGTTTATACTTATGTCAACTATTGTACTCATTGGTGGGgttatgttgataaatatggTAATATAGAAGATGTTGTTTTAGCATTCAACATGGTTGACGAATCCTTTAGAAAGATAAAAGTGCCCAAAATAGGCTATTCTCGTTCTTCAGGCGAATGCTTTAAAACCCTTGCACCATTAAACGAAACGAATACTATTGGTGCTATTGTTTACCCTGTAAGAGGAAATGAGAAATGCTTTGATGTTTGGGTAATGAAGGATTATTGGGATGAAGGTTCTTGGATAAAGCAATACAGTGTTGGACCTGTGCCAATGATTTCCAAGTTTATTGGATTTTATGGGAGCAGTGGATTTCTTTTcaaagataaaaatgaaaagttggtatTTTATGAACCTGAGTATGAAAATATAAAGGATCTTCAGGTTTGTGGAAAGCATGATTCTATAAGAGCTGTTAGATATATGGAAAGTCTTGTTTTGCTTCAAAGGGGAAAGGAAAGTAGTCAGCACTGTTTTTCTTGTAGGTTAGTTCCAGATCATATACTGAATCAAAATGAGTAA